A genome region from Arthrobacter sp. V1I9 includes the following:
- the lysA gene encoding diaminopimelate decarboxylase, with product MPVETAKTASPLAPEWLAVPADLNALQEPMWAGSVQRNDAGSLTVGGLTVQELKEQFGSPLFVMDEADFRSRARAFKDSFDAAFADICGGVDVYYAGKSFLCTAVVKWVEEEGLRLDTASGGELAVAARAGIAGERVALHGNNKSDGEINRALDMGLGRIVVDSLSELVRVGDIAQARGDMAKVMLRLTPGVHAHTHEFIATAHEDQKFGLSMAPDTTDQAGLSAAEEAVAAASAHPGIELLGLHCHIGSQIFEPDGFALAAEKLLRFLAAMQEKYSIVMPELDLGGGYGIAYTPVDTPRPAAEIAAAMAAVVRSTCAELGIESPRISIEPGRAIVGSTTFTLYEVGTLKTVRVDAPGSGQAEDAGENVTYPRRYVSVDGGMSDNARPVLYDADYSAVVASRTSAAAPQLSRVVGKHCESGDIVVRDVYLPEDVAAGDLLAVPGTGAYCWALSSNYNYLARPGVVAVRDGSARLIVRGETEEDLLNRDMGA from the coding sequence ATGCCTGTAGAAACCGCGAAGACCGCCTCTCCACTGGCACCCGAATGGCTCGCAGTGCCCGCTGACCTGAACGCCCTCCAGGAACCGATGTGGGCGGGCAGCGTCCAACGGAACGACGCCGGCTCACTCACCGTTGGAGGCCTCACCGTCCAGGAGCTGAAAGAGCAGTTCGGCTCGCCGCTCTTCGTTATGGACGAGGCGGATTTCCGCTCCCGCGCACGGGCTTTCAAGGATTCCTTCGATGCTGCCTTCGCTGACATCTGCGGCGGCGTGGACGTCTACTACGCGGGGAAGTCCTTCCTCTGCACTGCTGTTGTGAAGTGGGTGGAGGAGGAAGGCCTCCGCCTGGATACAGCCTCGGGCGGGGAACTGGCCGTCGCCGCCCGCGCGGGCATTGCCGGTGAGCGCGTGGCGTTGCACGGGAACAACAAGTCCGACGGTGAGATTAATCGTGCCCTGGACATGGGCCTCGGCCGGATTGTGGTGGACAGCCTGTCCGAGCTGGTGCGGGTGGGCGACATAGCCCAAGCCCGCGGCGACATGGCCAAGGTCATGCTGCGGCTGACCCCCGGCGTCCACGCCCACACGCACGAATTCATCGCCACGGCACACGAGGACCAGAAGTTCGGTCTCTCCATGGCGCCTGACACCACGGACCAGGCGGGCCTTTCTGCTGCCGAGGAAGCGGTAGCAGCGGCTTCGGCACACCCCGGCATCGAGCTCCTGGGCCTGCACTGCCACATTGGTTCCCAGATTTTCGAGCCGGACGGTTTTGCCCTGGCAGCCGAGAAGCTGCTTCGTTTCCTCGCGGCCATGCAGGAAAAGTACTCCATCGTTATGCCGGAGCTTGATCTCGGCGGCGGCTACGGGATCGCCTACACCCCGGTGGACACCCCGCGCCCCGCAGCTGAGATTGCTGCGGCGATGGCCGCCGTCGTCCGTTCAACCTGCGCTGAATTGGGCATCGAGTCACCCCGGATCTCGATTGAACCGGGGCGGGCCATCGTGGGCAGCACCACCTTCACCCTGTACGAGGTGGGGACGCTCAAGACTGTCCGCGTCGATGCCCCCGGCTCCGGCCAGGCCGAAGATGCGGGCGAAAACGTTACGTATCCCCGCCGTTATGTGTCGGTGGACGGCGGTATGAGCGACAACGCACGCCCGGTGCTCTACGACGCGGATTATTCGGCAGTTGTGGCCTCCCGTACGTCCGCCGCCGCGCCGCAGCTGTCCCGCGTGGTGGGCAAACATTGCGAGAGCGGCGACATAGTTGTTAGAGATGTATATCTGCCCGAGGACGTGGCAGCCGGTGATCTGCTTGCTGTACCGGGAACCGGCGCCTACTGCTGGGCCCTCTCAAGCAACTACAACTATCTGGCCCGGCCGGGCGTTGTCGCGGTGCGCGACGGATCTGCCCGGCTGATTGTCCGCGGGGAAACCGAAGAAGATTTGCTGAACCGCGACATGGGAGCCTGA
- a CDS encoding homoserine dehydrogenase: protein MSELRTLKVALLGCGNVGAQVARILIEDADALAARTGARLQLSGIAVRNVDSKRDVELPQELFTTDAETLVKDADLVIELMGGIEPARSLILSALQNGACVVTGNKALLAQDGPTLYEEADKAGVQLSYEAAVAGAIPILRPIRDSLSGDRITRVLGIVNGTTNFILDQMDSTGAQFADALAEAQRLGYAEADPTADVEGHDAAAKAAILATLSFHTRFALENVHCEGISSVSAADIAAAKDAGFVIKLLAIAERIGDGDSGQGGGVSVRVHPTLLPREHPLAAVRGAFNAVFIEAENAGELMFYGQGAGGTPTASAVLGDLVSAARRLVLGGPQRTETTTGHVPALPIDAAVTSYYIGLDVADQPGVLAKIAQLFAEHGVSIEIMRQTIHRDAESNVESAELRIVTHRASEAALAATVEAVKGLDVINSVTSVLRVEGV from the coding sequence ATGTCTGAATTGCGAACCCTGAAAGTGGCCCTGCTGGGCTGTGGCAACGTTGGGGCCCAGGTTGCGCGGATTCTCATTGAGGACGCCGACGCCCTTGCCGCCCGCACCGGCGCGCGCCTGCAGCTGTCCGGGATTGCCGTGCGCAACGTCGACTCCAAGCGGGACGTCGAGCTGCCGCAGGAACTGTTCACCACCGACGCCGAGACCCTGGTCAAGGACGCCGACCTGGTCATCGAACTGATGGGCGGCATCGAGCCGGCCCGCTCGCTGATCCTGTCCGCGCTGCAGAACGGCGCCTGTGTAGTCACCGGCAACAAGGCCCTGCTGGCCCAGGACGGCCCCACCCTCTACGAGGAGGCGGACAAGGCCGGCGTGCAGCTGTCCTATGAAGCTGCCGTGGCCGGAGCCATTCCCATCCTGCGGCCCATTCGCGACAGCCTTTCCGGGGACCGGATCACCCGCGTGCTGGGCATCGTCAACGGCACTACCAACTTCATCCTTGACCAGATGGATTCCACCGGCGCCCAGTTCGCCGACGCCCTCGCCGAAGCGCAGCGCCTCGGTTACGCCGAAGCGGACCCCACCGCCGACGTCGAGGGCCACGACGCAGCTGCCAAGGCAGCCATCCTCGCCACGCTGTCCTTCCACACCCGGTTCGCTCTGGAAAACGTCCACTGCGAAGGCATCAGTTCGGTCAGCGCCGCTGACATCGCAGCGGCCAAGGATGCCGGTTTCGTCATCAAGCTGCTGGCCATCGCTGAAAGAATCGGCGACGGCGACAGTGGACAAGGCGGTGGCGTTTCGGTGCGCGTGCACCCCACGCTGCTGCCCCGTGAGCACCCGCTGGCTGCCGTCCGCGGCGCCTTCAACGCGGTGTTCATCGAGGCCGAAAACGCCGGTGAACTGATGTTCTACGGCCAGGGCGCCGGCGGCACCCCCACGGCGTCCGCCGTCCTCGGCGACCTTGTGTCCGCGGCCCGCCGCCTCGTCCTGGGCGGACCCCAGCGTACCGAGACCACCACTGGCCACGTTCCGGCCCTGCCCATCGACGCGGCCGTCACCAGCTACTACATCGGCCTCGACGTTGCGGACCAGCCTGGCGTCCTGGCAAAGATCGCCCAGCTGTTCGCCGAACACGGCGTCTCCATCGAAATCATGCGGCAGACCATCCACCGGGACGCCGAGTCGAACGTGGAGTCCGCCGAACTGCGGATCGTTACGCACCGCGCATCAGAGGCTGCCCTTGCGGCCACCGTCGAAGCCGTCAAGGGCCTGGACGTCATCAATTCAGTTACATCCGTTCTGCGGGTAGAAGGAGTCTAA
- the thrC gene encoding threonine synthase, producing MAHQWRGVIREYADRLPVTESTRVITLGEGGTPLVRAQKLSELTGSEVYLKVEGMNPTGSFKDRGMTMAMTAAVASGAKAVVCASTGNTSASAAAYATAAGLKCAVLVPEGKISMGKLSQAIAHGATLLQVDGNFDNCLDIARKLGESYPVFLVNSVNPARIQGQKTGAFEIVDALGDAPDIHVLPVGNAGNITAYWKGYKEYSAPFESETAGTLPAVSTKTPAMWGFQAAGAAPFVAGHPITEPDTIATAIRIGNPASWDGAIGARDESGGFIDAVTDEEILNAHRWLSSREGVFVEPGSAAGVAGLLKKHAAGEVPAGKTIVITVTGHGLKDPQWALRTEDGSDVQPVKVSNDVVTVAAELGLEEK from the coding sequence GTGGCTCACCAATGGCGCGGCGTTATCCGCGAATACGCTGACCGTCTGCCCGTGACGGAATCCACCCGGGTCATCACCCTGGGTGAGGGCGGCACCCCGCTGGTGCGCGCGCAGAAGCTATCCGAGCTCACCGGCTCGGAGGTGTACCTGAAGGTGGAGGGCATGAACCCCACCGGCTCCTTCAAGGACCGCGGCATGACCATGGCCATGACCGCCGCCGTCGCATCCGGTGCCAAGGCCGTGGTCTGTGCCTCCACCGGCAACACGTCCGCCTCTGCCGCCGCCTACGCAACGGCCGCGGGCCTGAAGTGCGCCGTCCTGGTGCCCGAGGGCAAGATTTCAATGGGCAAGCTAAGCCAGGCCATCGCCCACGGCGCCACCCTGCTCCAGGTGGACGGCAACTTCGATAACTGCCTGGACATCGCCCGGAAGCTGGGGGAGTCCTACCCGGTCTTCCTGGTCAACTCCGTCAACCCCGCCCGCATCCAGGGACAGAAGACCGGTGCCTTCGAGATCGTCGACGCCTTGGGGGACGCTCCGGACATCCACGTCCTGCCGGTAGGCAACGCCGGAAACATCACCGCGTACTGGAAGGGCTACAAGGAGTACTCCGCTCCGTTCGAGTCCGAAACCGCCGGCACGCTTCCCGCCGTCTCCACCAAAACCCCTGCCATGTGGGGCTTCCAGGCAGCAGGGGCAGCACCCTTCGTCGCCGGCCACCCCATCACCGAACCGGACACCATCGCCACGGCCATCCGGATTGGGAATCCTGCATCGTGGGACGGTGCCATTGGTGCACGTGACGAATCAGGCGGATTTATCGACGCCGTCACGGATGAGGAAATCCTCAATGCGCACCGCTGGCTGTCCTCCCGCGAAGGCGTTTTTGTTGAGCCGGGTTCCGCGGCCGGCGTGGCAGGCCTGCTCAAGAAGCACGCCGCCGGCGAGGTTCCTGCCGGCAAGACCATCGTGATCACCGTTACGGGCCACGGCTTGAAGGATCCCCAGTGGGCCCTGCGCACCGAGGACGGCAGCGATGTCCAGCCGGTCAAGGTTTCCAATGATGTTGTCACCGTTGCTGCCGAACTGGGACTGGAAGAAAAGTAG
- the thrB gene encoding homoserine kinase: protein MDATSQTAVGLQLIEPGQRVTVRVPGTTANLGPGYDSLGLALALHDTLTVESLESEELLFDLRGEGAETLPRDASHLVVRAMEAAFERLGFRHGGLKVTADNVNPHGRGLGSSASAVVAAVSAANALVPEASRRGKDWILQLTSELEGHPDNVAPAIFGGLALSWQDSDQYSSTSATVSEKVVPVVAVPDFELSTEAARALLPASVGHHAAAMNSGRAALLIHALTSKPQFLLAGTEDYLHQSYRAEAMRPSAALISALRAAGHAAVVSGAGPTVLVLADGQAEAGAVVAFIEEFTAANTPDIGWRVLKLAVDVEGAKVELHRR, encoded by the coding sequence TTGGATGCCACCTCGCAGACCGCCGTCGGACTGCAGCTTATTGAACCCGGACAGCGGGTCACGGTCCGGGTTCCGGGCACCACGGCCAACCTCGGCCCGGGCTACGACAGCCTGGGCCTGGCCTTGGCACTGCATGACACCCTGACAGTGGAGAGCCTCGAATCCGAGGAGCTTTTGTTCGATCTCCGCGGTGAAGGCGCAGAAACCCTCCCCAGGGACGCCAGCCACCTGGTGGTCCGGGCCATGGAAGCGGCCTTCGAACGGCTGGGGTTCAGGCACGGCGGGCTGAAGGTCACGGCTGACAACGTCAATCCCCACGGTCGGGGCCTGGGCTCGTCCGCATCGGCAGTAGTGGCAGCCGTATCCGCGGCAAACGCCCTGGTGCCTGAGGCCAGCCGGCGCGGTAAGGACTGGATCCTTCAGCTCACCAGCGAGCTGGAAGGGCACCCGGACAACGTGGCACCTGCCATTTTCGGTGGGCTGGCGCTGTCGTGGCAGGACAGTGACCAGTACAGCAGCACCAGCGCGACGGTCTCCGAAAAGGTGGTTCCCGTCGTGGCGGTTCCCGATTTCGAGCTGTCAACGGAAGCGGCGCGTGCGCTGCTCCCGGCCTCGGTGGGGCACCACGCGGCGGCGATGAATTCCGGACGTGCCGCACTGTTGATCCATGCCCTGACCAGCAAGCCCCAATTCCTGCTGGCCGGCACCGAGGACTACCTCCACCAGAGTTACCGTGCGGAGGCCATGCGTCCAAGCGCTGCGCTGATTTCGGCGCTTCGCGCGGCCGGGCACGCGGCTGTAGTCTCGGGTGCCGGGCCCACCGTGCTGGTCCTTGCAGACGGACAGGCTGAAGCCGGCGCCGTCGTTGCCTTCATCGAGGAGTTCACCGCTGCGAACACGCCGGACATCGGGTGGCGTGTTCTGAAGCTGGCAGTGGACGTTGAAGGTGCTAAGGTGGAGTTGCACCGGCGGTAA
- the rho gene encoding transcription termination factor Rho codes for MTETTELSPAVELSSAAESPAAPAKSSGLAGLKLAQLQALASQLGISGGSRMRKGDLVSAISAHRAGTPMTKAPAKAAERAVENVSAPAIVPAVSAPAAAAETTEAPAEGTRARGRGRSRRAVSDGVVAPAATEPAAAETSAPAPVEAPASTEAPEAAEGAAERRQPRTRNRRRGEAAAAAPQAAETVEAPAEQADAQQRAAVQGSAEPRTAEPAAERAEAEAGEAGQRTERRESGRTRGRDNAARETADGGRDNAGSREAGQREGARRDDNRDEDADGGSRRNRRNRRDRNDRNDRNDRSGGQDRDNSRNDRFRDRNDRRRGRAQGPDVDDVEVTDDDVLLPVAGILDVLENYAFIRTSGYLPGPNDVYVSLAQVKKYNLRKGDAVVGAIRAPRDGEDRSQQSARQKFNALVRVTSVNGKTSEELKDRVEFAKLVPLYPSERLRLETDPKKIGPRVIDLVAPIGKGQRGLIVSPPKAGKTLILQSIANAITTNNPEVHLMMVLVDERPEEVTDMQRTVKGEVIASTFDRPADDHTTVAELSIERAKRLVEMGMDVVVLLDSMTRLGRAYNLAAPASGRILSGGVDSAALYPPKRFFGAARNIENGGSLTILATALVETGSKMDEVIFEEFKGTGNMELRLSRQLADKRIFPAVDVNASGTRREENLLSPEEVKIMWKLRRVLSGLETQQSLELLTNKIRETQSNVEFLMQVQKTTLGAKSDNDK; via the coding sequence GTGACCGAAACCACTGAGCTGTCGCCAGCTGTGGAACTATCTTCTGCTGCCGAATCACCGGCCGCACCCGCCAAGAGCAGCGGCCTTGCCGGCCTCAAGCTCGCCCAGCTGCAGGCACTCGCCAGCCAGCTCGGGATCTCCGGCGGTTCCCGGATGCGCAAGGGAGACCTGGTTTCGGCCATTTCCGCCCACCGCGCCGGTACCCCCATGACCAAGGCTCCCGCGAAGGCAGCGGAAAGGGCCGTCGAGAACGTGTCGGCCCCGGCAATCGTTCCGGCAGTGTCCGCCCCGGCGGCAGCTGCTGAAACAACCGAGGCGCCTGCTGAAGGAACGCGGGCTCGTGGCCGTGGCCGCAGCCGCCGCGCCGTCAGTGACGGAGTGGTAGCACCCGCAGCCACCGAACCGGCTGCTGCCGAAACCAGCGCACCCGCTCCGGTTGAAGCTCCGGCCTCCACTGAGGCTCCCGAAGCCGCCGAAGGTGCCGCCGAGCGTCGCCAGCCCCGCACCCGCAACCGCCGCCGCGGCGAAGCAGCCGCAGCAGCGCCGCAGGCTGCCGAAACTGTGGAGGCACCGGCAGAACAGGCCGACGCCCAGCAGCGCGCCGCAGTGCAGGGCAGCGCAGAACCCCGCACCGCAGAACCCGCCGCCGAGCGGGCCGAAGCTGAAGCCGGTGAAGCCGGGCAGCGCACGGAGCGCCGCGAAAGCGGACGCACCCGTGGCCGCGACAACGCTGCACGCGAGACCGCCGACGGCGGCCGCGACAATGCGGGCAGCCGGGAAGCAGGCCAGCGTGAAGGCGCCCGCCGCGATGATAACCGTGACGAGGACGCGGACGGAGGCAGCCGCCGCAACCGGCGCAACCGCCGTGACCGCAACGACCGGAATGACCGGAATGACCGCTCCGGCGGCCAGGACCGGGACAACTCCCGCAACGACCGTTTCCGCGACCGCAATGACCGCCGCCGTGGACGCGCCCAGGGACCGGACGTCGACGACGTCGAGGTCACCGACGACGACGTCCTGCTGCCGGTTGCCGGCATCCTTGACGTCCTGGAGAACTACGCGTTCATCCGCACCTCCGGCTACCTCCCGGGCCCGAACGACGTTTACGTCTCCCTCGCCCAGGTCAAGAAGTACAACCTGCGCAAGGGCGACGCCGTGGTTGGCGCCATCCGCGCTCCGCGTGACGGCGAAGACCGCAGCCAGCAGTCTGCCCGCCAGAAGTTCAACGCCCTGGTCCGCGTGACGTCAGTCAACGGCAAGACTTCGGAAGAACTCAAGGACCGCGTCGAGTTCGCCAAACTGGTTCCGCTGTACCCCTCCGAGCGCCTGCGCCTCGAGACCGACCCCAAGAAGATTGGCCCCCGTGTCATCGACCTGGTTGCCCCGATCGGCAAAGGCCAGCGCGGCCTGATCGTCTCCCCGCCGAAGGCCGGCAAGACGCTCATCCTGCAGTCGATCGCCAACGCCATCACCACCAACAATCCTGAGGTCCACCTCATGATGGTGCTCGTTGACGAACGTCCTGAAGAAGTTACGGACATGCAGCGCACGGTCAAGGGCGAGGTCATTGCCTCCACCTTCGACCGTCCCGCCGACGACCACACCACAGTGGCTGAGCTCTCCATCGAACGCGCCAAGCGCCTCGTGGAAATGGGCATGGACGTGGTGGTCCTCCTGGACTCCATGACCCGCCTGGGCCGTGCCTACAACCTGGCAGCACCGGCCTCTGGCCGCATCCTGTCCGGTGGTGTGGATTCCGCCGCACTGTACCCGCCCAAGCGTTTCTTCGGAGCGGCCCGCAACATCGAAAACGGCGGCTCGCTCACCATCCTGGCAACGGCACTGGTGGAAACCGGTTCAAAGATGGACGAAGTCATCTTCGAGGAATTCAAGGGCACCGGCAACATGGAGCTCCGCCTGTCCCGCCAGCTGGCTGACAAGCGCATCTTCCCGGCCGTGGACGTCAACGCGTCCGGCACGCGCCGCGAGGAAAACCTGCTTTCCCCCGAGGAAGTCAAGATCATGTGGAAGCTGCGCCGCGTCCTCTCCGGACTCGAAACCCAGCAGAGCCTTGAACTCCTGACCAACAAGATCCGGGAGACCCAAAGCAACGTTGAGTTCCTGATGCAGGTTCAGAAGACCACGCTTGGTGCGAAGTCGGATAACGACAAGTAA
- the prfA gene encoding peptide chain release factor 1, protein MFESVQGLLDEHDAIQAQLGDPAVYADQRLARKLGRRSAQLNGIVEAYHKWEAIQDDLAAAKEMADEDPEFAAEVPELEESLEVAAAKLRRLLIPRDPDDARNVILEVKGGEGGDEAALFAADLLRMYTRYAESRGWKTEIISATESDLGGYKDVQVAVKGSSNDPAEGVFARLKFEGGVHRVQRVPVTESQGRIHTSAAGVLVLPEVDEPEELEINQNDLKIDVYRSSGPGGQSVNTTDSAVRITHLPTGIVVAMQNEKSQLQNREAGMRVLRARILAHQQEQIDAENSAQRKSQIRTMDRSERIRTYNYPENRIADHRTGYKAYNLDQVMNGDLEPVIQSAIEMDEQARLDAIGD, encoded by the coding sequence ATGTTTGAGTCCGTACAGGGCCTGCTTGATGAGCATGATGCTATCCAGGCGCAGCTGGGGGATCCTGCTGTTTATGCTGATCAGCGGCTTGCCCGGAAGCTTGGGCGGCGTTCGGCTCAGCTCAATGGGATTGTTGAGGCCTATCACAAGTGGGAGGCCATCCAGGATGACCTTGCTGCTGCCAAGGAGATGGCTGACGAGGATCCCGAGTTCGCTGCTGAGGTGCCTGAGCTGGAGGAGTCGCTGGAAGTTGCCGCGGCCAAACTTCGGCGCTTGCTCATTCCGCGCGACCCTGACGACGCCCGCAACGTGATCCTCGAGGTCAAGGGCGGTGAAGGCGGCGACGAGGCTGCCCTGTTCGCTGCGGACCTCCTGCGGATGTACACCCGGTATGCGGAGTCCCGCGGCTGGAAGACCGAAATTATCTCCGCCACGGAATCAGACCTCGGCGGCTACAAGGACGTGCAGGTTGCTGTGAAGGGCAGCTCCAACGATCCTGCCGAGGGCGTTTTTGCGCGGCTCAAGTTCGAAGGCGGCGTGCACCGGGTGCAGCGCGTTCCCGTGACGGAGTCCCAGGGTCGCATCCACACTTCTGCCGCGGGCGTGCTGGTACTCCCTGAGGTGGATGAGCCGGAAGAGCTCGAGATCAACCAGAACGACCTCAAGATCGATGTCTACCGGTCCTCCGGTCCCGGCGGCCAGTCCGTGAATACCACCGACTCCGCCGTGCGCATTACCCACCTTCCCACTGGCATCGTGGTGGCCATGCAGAACGAAAAGTCCCAGCTGCAGAACCGTGAAGCCGGCATGCGCGTGCTGCGGGCACGTATCCTGGCGCACCAGCAGGAGCAGATCGACGCCGAAAACTCGGCCCAGCGGAAGTCGCAGATCCGCACCATGGACCGCTCGGAGCGCATCCGCACCTACAACTATCCGGAAAACCGGATTGCGGACCACCGCACCGGCTACAAGGCGTACAACCTGGACCAGGTGATGAACGGTGACCTGGAACCGGTCATCCAGTCGGCAATCGAGATGGACGAACAGGCCCGCCTGGACGCCATCGGCGACTAA
- the prmC gene encoding peptide chain release factor N(5)-glutamine methyltransferase — translation MTFGPGQSLADAVSEATDILRDAGVPSPRVDAELLADHLLNVGLGRLRAMMLGDTPAPEGYGELVAERASRIPLQHITGLAHFRYLELSVGPGVFVPRPETESVVQLVIDHVAGMRHPRIVDLGTGSGAIAGSIAHEVPGAEVHAVEFSPFAHAWAAKNLAPLGVHLVLGDLRDALPELNGTFDVVISNPPYIPAEATPTEPEVALHDPPEALYGGGADGMELPTAAAASAARLLVPGGYFVMEHAEVQAGWISAMLARTGNWTSIRTHLDLNGKERATSALLADPDHKE, via the coding sequence ATGACATTTGGGCCTGGGCAGTCGCTCGCGGACGCCGTCAGTGAGGCAACTGACATCCTGCGCGACGCCGGCGTCCCCAGTCCGCGGGTGGACGCCGAGCTGCTCGCCGACCATCTGCTGAATGTTGGGCTGGGCCGCCTGCGCGCCATGATGCTGGGGGATACCCCTGCCCCTGAGGGCTATGGGGAATTGGTGGCAGAGCGTGCCAGCAGGATCCCGCTGCAGCACATCACCGGTCTGGCGCATTTCCGGTATCTCGAGCTCTCCGTGGGTCCAGGCGTTTTCGTACCCCGTCCGGAGACCGAATCCGTGGTGCAGCTGGTCATCGACCACGTCGCGGGCATGCGGCACCCGCGGATCGTGGATCTTGGGACCGGATCCGGCGCTATCGCAGGCTCCATCGCCCACGAAGTGCCCGGAGCGGAGGTGCACGCGGTGGAATTCAGCCCCTTCGCACATGCCTGGGCAGCGAAGAATCTGGCCCCCCTGGGCGTTCATTTGGTCCTCGGGGACCTGCGGGACGCGCTGCCGGAACTCAACGGAACCTTCGACGTCGTCATCTCCAACCCGCCCTACATCCCCGCCGAAGCCACCCCCACTGAACCCGAAGTTGCCCTGCACGATCCCCCGGAAGCGCTGTACGGCGGGGGAGCGGACGGCATGGAACTTCCGACGGCGGCGGCCGCCTCCGCTGCCCGGTTGCTGGTACCCGGCGGCTACTTCGTGATGGAACACGCGGAAGTCCAAGCGGGCTGGATCTCGGCCATGTTGGCCAGGACAGGGAACTGGACCAGTATCAGGACGCATCTGGACCTCAACGGCAAGGAGCGCGCCACCAGTGCCCTGCTCGCGGATCCGGACCACAAGGAATGA
- a CDS encoding L-threonylcarbamoyladenylate synthase translates to MTTTYNCTSDDERAQGLEHAQRAISEKKCVVFPTDTVYGIAADAFSPQAVTMLLVSKGRSRTMPPPVLIPRINALDGLASDVSADARKLAEAFWPGGLTLILHAQPSLDWDLGETKGTVALRMPDDEIAQELLTLTGPLAVSSANRTGHAPGQTAAAAREQLADSVEVYLEGGFRPLEGEAAVPSTIVDATGPRLRVVRNGAVTLDQLREHVPDVLGLGEIPMAAEEPEEPAAEAHSPAGSSAVSTTDNHPGN, encoded by the coding sequence GTGACCACAACCTATAACTGCACCAGCGACGACGAGCGCGCCCAAGGACTTGAGCACGCCCAGCGGGCCATCAGCGAGAAGAAGTGCGTGGTTTTTCCCACGGATACGGTTTACGGGATTGCTGCCGACGCCTTCTCGCCGCAGGCCGTCACCATGCTCCTGGTCTCAAAGGGACGCAGCCGCACCATGCCGCCGCCCGTCCTGATTCCGCGCATCAACGCACTTGACGGACTCGCCTCGGACGTGTCGGCGGACGCCCGCAAGCTCGCCGAAGCCTTCTGGCCGGGCGGCCTGACCCTTATCCTGCACGCACAGCCGTCCCTGGACTGGGATCTTGGGGAGACCAAGGGCACGGTGGCGCTGCGCATGCCCGACGACGAAATCGCCCAGGAACTGTTGACCCTCACCGGGCCGCTGGCAGTTTCTTCCGCCAACCGCACCGGCCATGCTCCGGGCCAGACAGCCGCAGCAGCGCGCGAGCAGCTGGCCGACTCCGTTGAGGTTTACCTCGAAGGCGGCTTCCGCCCGCTCGAAGGCGAGGCAGCAGTGCCCTCCACCATTGTTGACGCCACCGGCCCCCGTCTGCGGGTGGTCCGCAACGGCGCCGTGACGCTTGATCAGCTCCGTGAGCACGTGCCGGATGTGCTGGGGCTGGGTGAGATTCCGATGGCAGCGGAAGAACCAGAGGAGCCGGCGGCTGAAGCCCACAGCCCGGCCGGCAGCAGTGCCGTCAGCACCACCGACAACCACCCGGGGAACTGA
- a CDS encoding glycosyltransferase, translated as MQPKVAVAAVTFDRHEELALLLKGLAAQTAPIHSIALVDSGTAPAIDVVNAGRAQNINYLRSEANLGGAGGFAYAILAAMASGAEWIWMMDDDGHPEDASCLAELLRTAEEHQLDIISPLVAATSDPNRLSFNFRINGLLTNDRSRLEPMGYLPDMVHFFNGALIRTEVFYRIGIPDVKFFIRGDEVDFLSRVKKAGLKYGTLATVAVQHPATWTEMKPVFGGFITPVIPEGEFKRYCYFRNRGYLTRKYRNLRWFSADIVGFPYYFLKARDLKGLVHWLRAYSTGFRGKGFGSPAELMSTNS; from the coding sequence ATGCAGCCCAAGGTGGCCGTCGCGGCCGTGACCTTTGACCGCCACGAGGAGCTTGCATTGCTCCTGAAGGGCCTGGCCGCGCAGACTGCGCCGATCCATTCGATCGCTTTGGTGGACTCCGGCACTGCCCCGGCCATCGACGTCGTTAATGCCGGGAGAGCGCAGAACATCAACTACCTGCGCTCCGAAGCCAACCTCGGCGGGGCGGGCGGATTTGCCTACGCCATCCTCGCGGCCATGGCCAGCGGCGCCGAGTGGATCTGGATGATGGACGATGACGGCCACCCCGAAGACGCCAGCTGCCTGGCAGAACTCCTCCGCACCGCCGAAGAACACCAGCTCGACATCATCAGCCCGCTGGTAGCCGCAACGTCCGACCCCAACCGGCTGTCCTTCAATTTCCGCATCAACGGGCTGCTCACCAACGACCGGTCGCGGCTGGAGCCGATGGGCTACCTTCCGGATATGGTGCACTTCTTCAACGGGGCGCTCATCCGGACCGAGGTTTTTTACAGGATCGGCATTCCGGATGTGAAGTTCTTCATCCGGGGCGACGAAGTCGATTTCCTGTCGCGCGTCAAGAAGGCCGGGCTGAAGTACGGCACCCTCGCCACTGTCGCCGTGCAGCACCCCGCCACCTGGACCGAGATGAAACCCGTCTTCGGCGGGTTCATTACCCCCGTTATCCCCGAGGGTGAGTTCAAGCGCTACTGCTACTTCCGTAACCGGGGCTACCTGACCCGTAAGTACCGGAACCTCCGGTGGTTCAGCGCGGACATCGTCGGCTTCCCGTACTACTTCCTGAAGGCCCGGGACCTCAAGGGCCTGGTGCACTGGTTACGGGCCTATTCAACCGGCTTCCGCGGCAAGGGCTTCGGTTCGCCCGCGGAACTGATGTCCACGAACAGCTAG